The following proteins come from a genomic window of Terriglobia bacterium:
- a CDS encoding tetratricopeptide repeat protein — MRFRVFLRTVALSLTVSILVPFAPAQHGGQTGRGTTNNNGSNNTGNGSGRIGSDKNPDSQSQFQREPLLFISGSVVLDDGSPPPMGVVIERDCGGRTTREAHVSPNGSFGFQVGVDNRVLPDASESGPGTPWDPVASPSGPFSSSGWTPASWLAGCELRARLGGYRSSHVLLAVNQTMGMLDVGTIVLYPAERVPGTTISATNLAAPKEAKKALEKAEKAFQKKNFDETEKDVEAALKVYPGYATAWYELGRVYEQSHRVEEARTAFSKALAADKNYVNPIIELAQLAATEAKWQETADLTERALELDPVDFPEGYYLNSLANYTLSRLDAAEGSARKLERLDTLHRFPEAFLIMAGVFNQRKDSAGEADQLRNYLQYAPQSAIADKVRSRLKDLEKTAGVQQTTRKVPAQTR; from the coding sequence ATGAGATTCAGAGTATTTCTGCGCACCGTCGCACTGAGCTTGACGGTGTCCATTCTCGTTCCGTTTGCGCCGGCACAGCATGGCGGTCAGACGGGAAGAGGTACTACGAACAACAACGGCAGCAACAACACAGGCAACGGGAGCGGCAGGATCGGTTCGGATAAGAATCCTGACAGCCAATCACAATTCCAGCGGGAGCCATTACTCTTCATTTCCGGGTCTGTCGTGCTGGACGACGGAAGTCCTCCTCCGATGGGGGTGGTCATCGAGCGCGACTGCGGCGGCAGGACGACCAGGGAGGCGCATGTAAGTCCGAATGGGAGTTTCGGATTCCAGGTTGGCGTCGACAACCGTGTCTTGCCGGACGCCAGCGAGAGCGGCCCGGGCACACCCTGGGATCCGGTTGCATCGCCTTCCGGGCCGTTTTCCAGTTCGGGCTGGACTCCGGCTTCGTGGCTCGCCGGTTGTGAGCTGCGTGCTCGGCTCGGCGGCTATCGCTCCAGTCATGTGCTCCTGGCAGTGAATCAGACGATGGGCATGCTGGATGTGGGAACCATCGTACTTTACCCGGCGGAGAGGGTTCCGGGTACTACCATAAGCGCTACCAATCTGGCGGCGCCCAAGGAAGCGAAAAAGGCGCTCGAGAAAGCGGAGAAGGCATTTCAAAAGAAGAACTTCGATGAAACTGAAAAGGACGTTGAGGCTGCGCTTAAAGTGTATCCTGGCTACGCGACTGCCTGGTACGAGCTGGGGCGGGTTTATGAACAATCTCATCGCGTCGAGGAAGCGCGCACTGCTTTCTCAAAGGCATTAGCAGCCGACAAAAACTACGTGAATCCAATCATCGAGCTGGCACAGCTGGCTGCCACAGAAGCAAAATGGCAGGAAACCGCGGATTTGACGGAGCGCGCTCTGGAACTCGATCCGGTCGATTTCCCGGAAGGATATTACCTGAACTCACTGGCCAACTATACCCTGAGCAGGCTGGATGCGGCAGAGGGAAGTGCTCGCAAGCTGGAGCGTCTGGATACGCTGCACCGGTTCCCGGAGGCATTCCTGATCATGGCGGGTGTTTTCAATCAGAGGAAGGATTCTGCAGGCGAGGCGGATCAATTGCGCAACTACCTTCAATATGCTCCGCAGTCAGCCATAGCGGATAAGGTACGCTCCCGCCTCAAGGACCTGGAAAAGACCGCCGGTGTGCAGCAAACCACCCGCAAGGTGCCGGCCCAGACGCGTTAG
- a CDS encoding tRNA-binding protein, which produces MPTAPVKPAISLETLNQVDIRVGKIEAVEDVPGSTRLVQLRVSFADHTRTIVAALKQERAHPKEIEGKQALFVVNLEPKKIHGVVSEGMLFDIGYADGIRPVLAIPEAPVPDGTRAG; this is translated from the coding sequence ATGCCAACTGCCCCCGTAAAGCCCGCGATCTCTCTCGAGACTCTAAACCAGGTAGATATCCGCGTCGGGAAAATCGAGGCGGTGGAGGACGTGCCCGGTTCCACAAGGCTGGTGCAATTGCGCGTCAGCTTTGCCGACCACACCCGGACGATTGTCGCCGCTCTCAAACAGGAACGCGCGCACCCCAAGGAGATCGAAGGCAAGCAAGCCCTGTTTGTCGTGAACCTGGAACCAAAAAAGATACATGGCGTCGTTTCTGAAGGGATGCTGTTCGACATCGGCTACGCGGACGGGATCCGCCCCGTTCTGGCGATTCCGGAAGCACCGGTTCCCGACGGCACCCGCGCGGGCTAG
- a CDS encoding DEAD/DEAH box helicase family protein — translation MSTPINCCSAPADKIALFRSLFRGREDVYPRRFESRQTGRSGYQPACANEWIHGLCEKRRVKCAECLNRRFLPVTDEVIRWHLSGCDDTGREFVAGVYPMLRDETCYFLAADFDKECWREDAETFLQTCRRLKLPAALERSRSGNGGHVWLFFDEALPAGLARKLGSYVLTETMERRPDLGLDSYDRFFPNQDTLPHGGFGNLIALPLQKQPRNRENSVFLDEGFAPHPDQWMYLATITKIRRVQVEDLVRDAESRRQVVGVRLVPAEEDDVLPWTAPPARRQREPPIAGPLPEHLELVLGNQIYITKDALPPGLRNRLLRLAAFQNPEFYKAQAMRLPTYGRPRIIACAEDGPHHIGLPRGTWEDVGRLLSDLKIRAVIRDERNGGKPLGVSFLGVLHPEQKAAADAMAAHDMGVLSAATAFGKTVVAAWLIAQRGVNTLVLVHRRQLLEQWVERLAMFLGLPMKAIGRIGGGRNRPTGLLDVAIMQSLVHKGVADARLAEYGHVIVDECHHVSALSFEQVVRQARAKYVTGLSATVVRKDGHHPIVYMQCGPVRYRVDAKKQALTRPFAHVVYIRPTAFHSHHAASLELPSQFHELYAELIADGTRNRLICEDVIQAARDGRSPLVLTERTGHLDDLEERLSAEIRHLVVLRGGMGRKELGRCLARLAAIPEGEERVLLATGRFIGEGFDDARLDTLFLALPVSWRGTIAQYAGRLHRLHYGKREVRVYDYADLNVPMLARMFDRRCKGYESIGYALRLPASAVPGWPVEVPLPVDPEWKRDYAASVRRLIRDGVDAPLASLFHHAALPIPPDAEGAGRARSATEAFLYRRLQTLPETAGRFLLNAALPIPFSGSGHMEVDLLCPDLRLALELDGDQHLDDPEAYRRDRRKDALLQENGYFVLRFLAEDVGKRLDDVLDAILRLLTHQQRKQAH, via the coding sequence ATGAGCACTCCGATTAACTGCTGTTCCGCACCCGCTGACAAGATTGCCCTCTTTCGCTCTCTTTTCCGCGGCCGGGAAGATGTCTACCCCCGCCGTTTCGAGAGCCGGCAGACCGGCAGGTCCGGCTACCAGCCGGCCTGCGCCAACGAGTGGATTCATGGCTTGTGCGAGAAGCGGAGGGTGAAGTGCGCCGAGTGCCTGAATCGCCGCTTTCTTCCGGTCACGGACGAGGTGATCCGGTGGCATCTTAGCGGCTGTGATGACACAGGACGCGAATTTGTCGCAGGCGTCTACCCGATGCTGCGGGACGAAACCTGCTATTTCCTGGCAGCGGATTTCGACAAGGAATGCTGGCGCGAGGATGCCGAAACGTTTCTGCAGACATGCCGCCGGCTGAAATTGCCGGCCGCGCTGGAGCGGTCACGTTCCGGCAATGGCGGGCATGTCTGGCTGTTTTTCGATGAGGCCCTGCCGGCCGGTCTGGCGCGGAAGCTGGGATCGTACGTTCTGACCGAGACGATGGAACGACGGCCGGATCTGGGGCTGGACTCCTACGATCGGTTCTTTCCCAATCAGGATACTCTCCCTCATGGCGGGTTCGGCAATTTGATCGCTCTGCCTCTTCAAAAGCAGCCACGGAACCGTGAAAACAGCGTCTTCCTGGATGAGGGTTTTGCGCCCCATCCCGACCAATGGATGTATCTCGCCACAATTACGAAGATCAGACGGGTTCAGGTTGAGGACCTGGTACGGGATGCCGAGAGCAGGCGGCAAGTCGTCGGGGTGCGTCTCGTGCCGGCAGAAGAGGATGATGTTCTGCCGTGGACGGCACCGCCCGCGCGCCGCCAAAGAGAACCTCCGATCGCCGGACCCTTACCTGAACACCTCGAACTGGTTCTTGGAAATCAGATCTACATCACCAAGGACGCGTTGCCTCCCGGGCTGCGCAATCGATTGCTCCGGCTGGCGGCTTTCCAAAATCCGGAGTTCTACAAAGCGCAGGCGATGCGTCTGCCGACATACGGTCGGCCACGCATCATCGCCTGCGCCGAGGATGGCCCGCATCACATCGGCTTGCCGCGCGGCACCTGGGAGGACGTGGGAAGGCTGCTATCTGATCTGAAGATCCGGGCTGTGATTCGCGACGAACGCAACGGCGGCAAACCTCTGGGTGTTTCCTTTCTGGGCGTCCTGCATCCCGAGCAAAAGGCTGCAGCCGATGCAATGGCAGCTCACGACATGGGAGTTCTTTCCGCCGCGACGGCCTTCGGAAAAACTGTTGTGGCTGCGTGGCTGATTGCGCAACGCGGCGTCAATACGCTGGTTCTCGTCCACCGCAGACAGCTGCTGGAACAGTGGGTGGAGCGATTGGCGATGTTTCTGGGGCTGCCCATGAAAGCCATCGGCCGAATCGGCGGCGGACGCAACAGGCCGACCGGCCTCCTGGACGTGGCGATCATGCAGAGCCTGGTTCACAAGGGCGTAGCGGATGCTCGGCTGGCTGAATATGGCCATGTCATAGTGGATGAGTGCCACCACGTGTCGGCGCTGAGCTTTGAGCAGGTCGTACGGCAGGCGCGGGCGAAATATGTCACGGGCCTGTCCGCCACGGTCGTGCGCAAAGACGGCCATCACCCGATTGTTTACATGCAGTGCGGGCCCGTCCGGTATCGCGTCGATGCGAAAAAGCAGGCCCTCACGCGGCCCTTCGCACATGTGGTATATATCCGTCCCACGGCGTTTCATTCGCATCACGCAGCCAGCCTCGAGCTGCCAAGTCAGTTCCACGAGCTCTATGCCGAACTGATCGCTGATGGGACCCGCAACCGACTCATCTGCGAGGATGTCATCCAGGCCGCGCGCGACGGGCGGTCGCCTCTGGTGTTGACGGAACGTACCGGCCACCTGGACGATCTGGAAGAGCGGCTGTCTGCCGAGATTCGCCATCTTGTCGTGCTTCGGGGCGGCATGGGCAGGAAAGAACTGGGCCGCTGTCTGGCTCGGCTGGCCGCCATTCCTGAAGGTGAAGAACGGGTCTTGCTGGCAACCGGGAGATTCATTGGAGAGGGTTTTGACGACGCGCGGCTGGACACATTGTTCCTGGCCTTGCCGGTATCGTGGCGGGGGACGATTGCGCAGTACGCCGGGAGGCTGCACCGTCTGCATTATGGCAAGCGTGAGGTCCGCGTCTACGATTATGCCGACCTGAACGTGCCCATGCTGGCACGGATGTTCGACCGGCGCTGCAAAGGCTACGAGTCCATTGGATACGCGCTTCGACTGCCCGCCAGTGCCGTGCCTGGCTGGCCCGTCGAAGTTCCGCTGCCCGTCGATCCTGAATGGAAAAGGGACTATGCCGCCAGTGTCCGACGGCTCATACGGGATGGCGTGGACGCGCCGCTGGCGTCCCTCTTCCATCACGCGGCGCTCCCCATTCCCCCTGATGCCGAGGGTGCCGGTCGCGCCCGCAGTGCAACTGAGGCTTTTCTCTATCGCCGGCTGCAGACGCTGCCGGAAACCGCGGGGCGGTTCCTCTTAAACGCTGCCTTGCCCATTCCCTTCAGCGGCTCAGGCCACATGGAGGTGGATTTGCTCTGCCCTGACCTGCGCCTGGCCCTGGAACTGGATGGCGATCAGCATTTGGACGATCCTGAAGCTTATCGCCGCGATCGCCGCAAGGACGCGTTGCTGCAGGAAAACGGATATTTTGTCTTGCGATTCCTGGCTGAGGATGTCGGCAAACGTCTCGACGATGTTCTCGATGCCATTCTGCGGTTGTTGACGCATCAGCAGCGAAAGCAAGCCCACTGA
- a CDS encoding DUF5110 domain-containing protein: MTNPLTRRDALKQLGTAGAGMILGRSIIRGQATDIVVAGKPVEIVVSSLSPATVRLSVLPLETGRAAPVPMDGAVVPEGEGRAIVRCRARERFDAVRTGNLVVKFTPEPPTLRVETRTGQPVQRLTLDAKTAGMSFLLSKGPLLGLGQGGPQFDRKGTTDRMRSGQGGYQLGTHGGRVPIQWLVGTDGWGMFIHHPLGTFDFTGAEGRFAAPDEGLPLDVFVVSSLNPAEIMREYARITGYAELPALWTIGYMQSHRTLAGPEEVLGVARTMREKRLPCDALIYLGTEFTPSGWNTRNGEFTWHGGNFPEPKGMIDTLHSQHFKVVLHIVIEGRLLTGTVQELCDPKNAVPSGRSPDNRWPDNRNVPCYWPYHKPLYDIGVDGWWPDQGDGYDAPSRLNRNRMYWEGSQLWRPNERPFALHRNGYAGMQRYAAFLWSGDVQSRWETLRTHVPVAVNTGLSGIPYWGTDIGGFIPTQEYTGELHVRWFQFGAFCTCFRAHGRHWHLRLPWGWNGGDGGPMETTTFKPDPVELKNPQVEPILKKYLELRYRMLPYTYTAVRECCDTGLPIMRALWLHYPDDPAAVARGDQYLWGRDVLVSPVVEKGASNRRLYLPRGTWFDFWTEERVVGGREIERKVDLETMPLHIRAGSILPLGPVKQYADEHVDAPLTLVVYPGADGASTLYEDDGRTFEYRKGAWMRIEMGWRNVERRLTLRLARGSRMLPPAWRTIEVRLAGERATRTLIFDGRPVEVRM, encoded by the coding sequence ATGACAAACCCGCTAACCCGTCGTGATGCGTTGAAGCAGCTTGGCACAGCCGGCGCCGGCATGATCCTGGGGCGCAGCATCATCCGCGGCCAAGCCACAGATATTGTAGTCGCAGGCAAACCGGTGGAGATTGTGGTTTCCTCGCTCAGCCCTGCAACGGTTCGCCTCAGCGTGCTGCCACTCGAAACCGGGCGTGCGGCCCCTGTTCCGATGGACGGCGCCGTCGTGCCTGAGGGTGAGGGGCGCGCCATCGTGCGCTGTCGTGCTCGCGAGCGCTTCGACGCCGTGCGTACCGGCAACCTCGTGGTGAAGTTCACGCCTGAGCCGCCGACGCTTCGGGTTGAGACCCGCACGGGCCAGCCCGTGCAGCGGCTGACGCTGGACGCGAAGACCGCGGGGATGTCGTTTCTTTTGAGCAAAGGGCCGCTTCTCGGGCTCGGGCAGGGCGGGCCGCAATTCGATCGCAAAGGTACCACGGACCGGATGCGAAGCGGGCAGGGCGGGTATCAGCTCGGCACGCACGGCGGCCGCGTGCCGATCCAGTGGCTGGTGGGCACGGACGGCTGGGGCATGTTCATCCATCACCCCCTGGGCACGTTCGACTTCACCGGCGCGGAAGGGAGGTTCGCAGCGCCGGACGAGGGTCTGCCCCTCGACGTGTTCGTTGTCTCCTCCTTAAATCCGGCGGAAATCATGCGGGAGTACGCGCGCATAACCGGGTACGCCGAGTTGCCGGCGCTCTGGACGATCGGCTACATGCAGTCGCACCGAACGCTGGCGGGCCCGGAGGAGGTCCTGGGCGTCGCCCGAACGATGCGCGAGAAGAGACTTCCTTGTGATGCATTGATCTACCTGGGTACTGAGTTCACGCCGTCCGGGTGGAATACGCGCAACGGCGAGTTCACATGGCACGGCGGCAACTTCCCCGAGCCGAAAGGCATGATCGACACGCTGCACTCGCAGCACTTCAAGGTGGTTTTGCACATCGTCATTGAAGGTAGGCTCCTGACCGGAACGGTGCAGGAACTGTGCGATCCGAAAAACGCCGTTCCCAGCGGTCGGTCGCCGGACAACCGTTGGCCCGACAACCGCAACGTGCCGTGCTACTGGCCGTACCACAAACCGCTCTACGACATCGGCGTAGACGGCTGGTGGCCTGACCAGGGGGATGGCTATGACGCACCGTCCCGTTTGAATCGCAACCGGATGTATTGGGAAGGGTCGCAGCTCTGGCGGCCGAACGAGCGGCCCTTCGCTCTGCATCGCAACGGCTATGCCGGCATGCAGCGTTACGCGGCGTTTCTCTGGTCGGGAGACGTGCAGTCGCGCTGGGAAACACTGCGCACGCACGTGCCGGTTGCGGTCAACACCGGTCTTTCGGGAATTCCCTACTGGGGCACCGACATCGGCGGATTCATACCGACGCAGGAATATACAGGCGAACTTCACGTGCGCTGGTTCCAGTTCGGTGCGTTCTGCACGTGCTTCCGCGCACACGGCCGGCACTGGCACTTGCGCCTCCCCTGGGGCTGGAACGGCGGCGACGGCGGCCCGATGGAGACCACGACCTTTAAGCCGGATCCCGTCGAACTGAAAAATCCTCAGGTAGAGCCGATTCTAAAAAAGTACCTCGAACTGCGATATCGCATGCTGCCGTACACCTACACAGCGGTGCGGGAATGTTGCGACACGGGCCTGCCGATCATGCGCGCTCTTTGGCTGCACTATCCCGACGACCCGGCGGCAGTCGCGCGCGGCGACCAGTACTTGTGGGGACGTGACGTGCTCGTGTCGCCGGTCGTCGAGAAAGGCGCCTCGAACCGGCGTCTTTACCTGCCGCGCGGGACCTGGTTCGATTTCTGGACCGAAGAGCGCGTCGTCGGCGGCCGCGAAATCGAGCGCAAGGTCGATCTCGAAACCATGCCGCTGCACATACGAGCGGGCTCCATCCTGCCACTGGGTCCCGTCAAACAGTACGCAGACGAACACGTCGACGCTCCTTTGACGCTCGTCGTCTATCCGGGCGCCGATGGTGCATCCACCCTCTATGAGGACGATGGCAGGACCTTTGAATATCGGAAGGGAGCGTGGATGCGGATCGAAATGGGTTGGCGGAATGTGGAGCGCCGCCTGACGCTGCGCCTGGCGCGGGGCTCGCGCATGCTGCCCCCGGCCTGGAGAACGATCGAAGTGCGCCTCGCGGGCGAGCGGGCGACACGAACCCTCATCTTCGACGGGCGCCCGGTGGAAGTGCGCATGTGA